The following is a genomic window from Rhododendron vialii isolate Sample 1 chromosome 9a, ASM3025357v1.
TGGGAAATGCATGAAACTTCGATTGTTTAGCTgcaatggatttttttttttttaaaccgatAGGAGAGATTATTTCATCATAAACGAATTAAGTACAGAGAACAAATCcgagacactacatcaattgtgagagtctaTGAGACAACCAAACCCAATagctcaaaacaaaaaataagcccattatagggtagaaacaagaaagaaagaaaaagactcTTTAAGGGAAGAACAGTAGAACACTTACACGTAGGTGGAGAGATTCGAACTCCTAACCTCCTTCCTAGTGAGATACAAGAGTCTTGGCCAACTGAATTTTTTCAGCATTTCAGGTCAATTCACATTAGTAAGTAAAATTCTTGAGAATCAGTCATGGGAATCAAGAAAATCTAGTTTGATGTAGAGCTTTGCAAAACAAATGAACATGGATATATACaagttaatttttaatttggtcTACAAGCAATAAAACTTGCAAACAAATTAATTTTAtaggcaaccaaaaaaaagaggggTGACTAACCATGTACTTATCTCAATCTCACTTGTTATTTCATAATAATCAAACTGCTAGAACTCTAAGGGGCGCCACCTCGGCCGCCGGAGTAGCCAGGGGAGTCGGCACCGGCGAGTTCCGACAAATCGGGCACGTGGGATTGAGCCTCAACCACGGGTCAACGCACTTGAGGTGGAAAAGGTGGCCGCACTCCGGCAGCAGCCGGAGGACGTCCGCGTCCTTGTACTCGGCCAAGCAGATGGAGCATCCCGAGGCAGCGGAGGAGCCGTGGTGCTGGTGGAGCTTGGCCTGGGAGTAGAGGAGTTGCGGGAAGTTGAGGAGGGTGGCTTCGTCGAGGCCGAGCTGTTGTTCGGCGGCGCCGGAGGGGGTGTCTGAGTCGGAGTCGGAGTCGGTGGCGTAGTCGCGTTGGGGCGTGGTGGTGCGTGTGCACACGTAGGAGGAGTAGGTGATGATGACGATGAAGGAGAGGACTCCGAGTGAGAGTCCTAAGCCGTAGTTGAAGCTGATGTTTTGGCCTTGCTGTGGATTTTGTGGGATCTCACTTGGATCTAGGGTAgtattgttcattttttgtccAGTGGatgagcgagagagagagagagagagagagctaaagAAGGCAAATCTGGCCTAAACGAAACCAATTGGGCTAGTTTGTATCTATGGAGTCAACTACTTTGTGTCTCATGTATAAAACTATGTTTCATGAATCATCCCAAATGCATAAAATATCAGCATCCGATACTTCTTGAATAAGGGTGTGGAATCTGTATTGAATTGGCAAGATTCTCCTCGGAAACTCTTATATTATATGCATAATAATATATACTCCTATGTTCTCAATCACTTTGTAAAGATGGTTTGCCGCGGCATTATGGAATCTCGGTTGTTGGTTTCTCGGATCGTTTGTGAGGAGCGGAATGGTGGTTTCTCGGCGGTCACAAGTGGGGTCCGACCCCTCGAGGGATCGCGGCGGCCTGCCAGTTGTCCATTCAGCTTTGCGGTTTGGGTCCTGGCAGTGTTGGTTGGTTTGCCTGCGGCGTGTGTGGTGGCGGCAGCGACGGTTTGATGGGttctagggttaggttttgtGTCTCTTGGATTGAGCGGTGGCGGCGGTTTGATGggttttagggttaggttttgcGGCTCTTGGACTGGGCAGTGGCGGTGATTTGATGGGTTTTGGGGCTCTTGGATTGGGGTTGGCTCATATTgtgtacagatttttttgtaggtattttgggcttggcccatgtgtgttttttgggctttgtcccatcagaagtttttttttattttcatctaaCCATTGGTTGgattctcattctctctccctcaactTGATGTactctttattaaatttttctcaataaatttgttgccgattaaaaaaaacctTTATCTATCTGGGTAAAAGAAACATGCTaagaaatttgaatattttgacaGATCCCCTAGTACTTGAGACCAAAATTGAAGGCAGTTGCAGCAACAAGTCCTTGCACAACACGAGCATCTCCAACATGCTTTTGTTTCGTTTGAGCACAAAATGTCTAGTCAAACACAACACTTATTACAAATTGACCCGACTCCTTCATTCGATTTAAATCTATCTCCTTGTGTGTAATAAGTCTTTGTATCAATCGTAATTAGTTAACTGATAAGCTGTAATCATCATATTCCGTCATTAATGAATTTCTAACGTGTTCCTAAAAACAGACTCCTTAAGAGAtgggtattttattttttgccctAATGGCTGGCTAAATGTAGCTATTCTCCAGGCAAATTTAGTGAACCATGAAAAATCGTCACATCGTTAGCCACCCCTCTGACAATGTGTTGATGTTTCTACTTTTACAATTTGACCAGACAAAAAAACTAGTTGTGAACAAATATTTAAGAAGACCAATGGGCTTGTAGCCCAATTGGTAACTCCAGACTCTCCCACATGGGAGATCTGGATTCAAGCTTCGCTATAGGCGGTTTATGAGTTCAGGATTATGAATAGTCTATGAATTTCCCATGAACtaacttaggccccgtttcagaacatctttttaaaaaataagtacttaaatcacattttcaaattcaaaaataatataaaagaaaaataattttttaattttttttgcaccgtattaaagatctcaatgagatctatcaaacaagatctatagtgatagaaaaattatttgcgtaagcacatgatttttgagcttgaaattgtcttcttaaaaaataagtacttatttatcgttccaGAACGGGGCCTTACTAACTTCTCCACTAACTCCcactaatgtatacaatattggcaaaaaaacaaaacaaatatttaaaaaatgactaggcaaaataaataaataaaaatgcacTTTTTATGTACTTGAGTAGTCAAAATGCTTATTAGCGCAGGAGATGCCCGCGTTCCGTCAAGTCTTCTTAATACTtcgtaagtatttatttataattttcaaacttaaaaataatatatttacaaaaataattttttaacttttttacaccatttaaaaatctcatcgaaatctatcaaataagatctatattacacaaaaaaattattttaataagttcattatttttaaacttaaaaattacaagtacttatattataaaaaattggtcttagGTCTAACGCAGCCTAATTTTACTACTCTATTTTAACACTAAATATAATGAACGTCCATCAACCCAGACAGTTACATAATTGAACACCTGATACACTAGCAGAAACAAAGTCCACACTTTcaatagaaaaaacaaaaaatagagagaataaTGATCTAGAGGTATCGGTATCGTGCTTTGCCCTTCTTTGAACAATGGCAATGGCCGAAACCGTATCTCCGAAAAGGAGcatatcttcaaaaaaaatctcaGGAACCTATTTGCTACAGTTTCCCTAAGAAGAATAGTCGTGGATTAATATGCCGGTTTGATCATACTCGGCTCTACCAACAGCTGCAGCCACCTCTGAGGCCGGCTTACTAACTTGAGGAAGAGACTCTTGAAAAGATAAGGCTTGGTTACCTGAGAATGAACAGCTTGGGGAAGAATCAGATGTCACATAAAGCTTTCAGTGAGGGGTGAGGATCATTTCGGCAGAGTTCCATTTCTAGCAGATCAGTAACGGATGCAATTACCAAAGCTTTGATTGCACGAGTGGCTCTTCAAACATAAACGCAAGCCACTCGCATGAGCGTGCAATCGCAAGCAAAGAAACAATGTTTTTGTTCCCCGAAGAGATGGCAACTAATTCTTACATATTAGTCTAGCATAATACTAGTAAGTGTTGATAAATGATGATACAGGTTGCATTTTGCAGTGCGTAAACTTCTCAAACTGTTTGGAAATAGAAACAGATTTTCTGCAGCAAAGAACATGACGCATATGAAAATATATTCGCAAAACACAGCCAACAGCAATAACTTCTCAACGTGTTTCCGGCTTTCTGCCACATTGCATCCATTATCGGCTTGTCacaaaataagagagaaaagaggactAATTCATGTAAAAGCACAATAGCACCACAAATTGTGATAGCAATAATTTGATTTGTTTCTGCAACTAGTCAAGGACCACCTTGCATACATTATCAGTTCACTCACATAATAAAATTCCAAATCCATAGACTACATATTCTAAATGCTATAACA
Proteins encoded in this region:
- the LOC131301231 gene encoding RING-H2 finger protein ATL70-like, with the protein product MNNTTLDPSEIPQNPQQGQNISFNYGLGLSLGVLSFIVIITYSSYVCTRTTTPQRDYATDSDSDSDTPSGAAEQQLGLDEATLLNFPQLLYSQAKLHQHHGSSAASGCSICLAEYKDADVLRLLPECGHLFHLKCVDPWLRLNPTCPICRNSPVPTPLATPAAEVAPLRVLAV